Genomic segment of Sodaliphilus pleomorphus:
ATGCGTATGCGACTACGCAACCATTCATCGGTTTCCCTTAGAAAGCACTTCTACGAGTTCGTCTCCAACTATCCCAATCAAAGTAGGCGCTCCCTCATACCTTTCGCTTTCCGAGCTATTCTTCCGAGGGCAGCTTTCTGTTGTTTTCGGCTTTTCTCCTTTCATCGGGTAAATAAAGTTTTGCTCGTGTGGTTAAGTTTTGCCCTTCGTCTCCGCCCACGAGCTTTAAGGCGTTGACTACTATGGCATCTGCTGACTTCTGTGGGTTCGTTGTTACTGCTTGCCTTGCGGCTCGCCCCACAGACCTCCCCGATTAAGAACATAATCTTTCAGTCTTATACTCCCTTGATTTACTCGCGTCAGTCCGGATAGCTATCGGGCTTTGGTTTGTTTAGCAACCTTACCCCTGACTTTGAGCCTTGTATCAAGTTTCTGTGCGTGGAGCCAGACTTTTGTCCTTAGCTTCCTTCCGATTCTCCTCGCGGTCAACACCGTTGCTTCGGACTATGCGCTTCCCGCTATCGGGGCACGCTCGGGACTTGCACCCATTAGATTATGCCCATGTCGGGCGAACCAAACGAATTGTCCTCCTAAGTCGGGCAATTTTACAGATAATAATTTTAATTTGTCTAAATAGTAGCAATATATGCCAATTATTCATTTTTCTGATTGATTATCAAGATAAAACATTATATTTGTAGCATTAAATGTTTTGGAATAATGGCAAAGAACAATATAGACTTATCTGTAGTCCTTCATGATAATAGTGACTATAAGGACTGGCTTGTAGAATTGAAAGAAAGATTCTACAGCCATCGCCTCAAAGCATCGTGTGCCACCAATGGCTACTTGTTGGACTTCTATTGGAAGTTGGGACGAGACATTGAAGCTAAGCAATATACTAATACTTATGGCTCTGGATTTTACAAAAATCTCAGTCAGGACTTGAAGAACGAAATGCCAGGGGTGAAGGGATTCTCACCTATAAACTTGCGCTATATGAGTAAGTTTTTCAAACTCTATGCTCCTCTATATAGAAATATTCCGCAGACTGCGGAACTTTTCTCTGATTCGTTGTCAGACTCAAATGTTCCGCAAGTTGCGGAACAATTTGAAAAACGTCAACAGCCTGTTGATGATTTCAATTTGCTTTTTCTTATTCCTTGGGACCACCATCGTCGTATCATAGATAAGTGCAAGGGCAATATGGATAAGGCTTTGTTCTTTGTAAGAAAGACTTGGGAGAACAATTGGGGGCGTGACGTTCTGCTCAACTGGCTTGACACAGACCTTTATGAGCGTGACGGCAAGGCTATCACCAACTTCCAGGCTACGCTTCCTGCTGTACAAAGCAACTTGGCACAACAGATAACCAAAGACCCTTATCAGTTGGACTTTCTTAACTTAAGGGAGAAATATGACGAGCATGACATTGAGGAAGAATTGGTGAACAATGTAACACGTTTTCTTTTGGAACTCGGAAAGGGATTCTCTTATATGGGCAGACAATTCCGCTTGGAGGTAGGACAACAGGAATTCTTCCCAGACTTGCTGTTTTACAATGCCCACCTCCATGCCTA
This window contains:
- a CDS encoding PDDEXK nuclease domain-containing protein codes for the protein MAKNNIDLSVVLHDNSDYKDWLVELKERFYSHRLKASCATNGYLLDFYWKLGRDIEAKQYTNTYGSGFYKNLSQDLKNEMPGVKGFSPINLRYMSKFFKLYAPLYRNIPQTAELFSDSLSDSNVPQVAEQFEKRQQPVDDFNLLFLIPWDHHRRIIDKCKGNMDKALFFVRKTWENNWGRDVLLNWLDTDLYERDGKAITNFQATLPAVQSNLAQQITKDPYQLDFLNLREKYDEHDIEEELVNNVTRFLLELGKGFSYMGRQFRLEVGQQEFFPDLLFYNAHLHAYVVIELKAQSFHPSFLGQLSFYVSAVNHQFKTDIDNPTIGLLICKDKDNVVAKYALESYKEPMGISEYQLSKLFPKDFKSSMPTIEELEKGLKDNRE